The Deinococcus reticulitermitis genomic interval TCCGGCCATCTCCGGCTGGGCTCGTCGCTGACCGCGATGTCGTGAAGGGTGGCGGGTCTCAGCAGGGACTGGACGATTTCACCGTCCGGCGTCACCCAGGCGTGGAGCTTGTCGTCACACACGTCGCCCTGCGTCCTAAAGCCCCACCTGGCACCAGGAAACGCGCAGCGTCCCCCTCGTTTGGGTCGGCAGACGGGCAGTGGCATCGAGTCGACGATGACCTTTGTGCAGCGTCTGTCTTGGCAGGCGACAGCTTTGAGGCGTTCCAGGAGACGGAGGCCACGGGTGTCCGCCTGGGTGAACGAGGGAAGATCGGAGCGGACTTCCCTCAGCATCAGCCACCAAATCGACGGAAACGGATGCTTGAAGACGAAACGGCTGAGCAGCCAGGTCGCCAGCAGCGCATCATTGAGCTTCTGATGTTTGAATCGCTTCACTCAAGCCCTAAACGGGGTATCCAGTCAGGCAGAATCGCAGATCGTCACAGACCAAGTTGCCACCCTCTGTCATGCCGCACTGCGTCCAGGACGCCATTTCTTGCGGAGTGTCGGGTGCTGAGTCTGTAGGTACATCCGACTTTGAGTTCTAAACCTTCAGCTCCTTTGCGTCGTTTATTGACCCACTGCCCATCAAAGTATAAAGATGTAATCTATATTTCATTTCTACGTCAACCACACTCTTAATCTCGGGGGGTACCAAACTTGCTTGCTGGCCTGGTCGATTCTCACACTGATCTGTAGGAGAGTTCTATGCGTCATTCTCTGTTTGCTTTGACTTGCCTCACCCTGCTGAGTGGTGCGGCGACGGCTGGTGTCATTACTGTGGAAAGCGCCGGAGGAACTTCTGAAACCCAGATTCGTGAGTTGATTCCCCGTTCGGACCCCCAGATTCGTGAGCTGATTCCGCGTCCAAGCCCCCAAATCCGCGAACTGATTCCAGGTTCCTGACCTCACTTGCGATTGTCCTTGCTGGCGGTGTTACCGGCCGCCGCGAGGATTTTTTCATGGATCCGCTTTCATCCCTTTAGAGGCCGGGTCTTCCCCGGTGGCCTCAGCCCACACCACATCGTCTCGAGAGTGCTCACGGGAGAGTCCAGGGCTTTGCGGTGTTGTCGTGGGATCAGGATCCCCTCAACAGGCTGATCCATACCGGTCGGGAACGTGGTTTTTCCTCTCCTCCTCGGCCTGGCTTCCCCCGGAGCGGCTGTGGGCATCCTCCGAGATGCACATGGGGTGGAGCCCGGCCCGGCATAGTAGGGCCATGGTTCACCTTCATTGCGGTCTGTCTTCGCCGTTCTGCCGCCTCCCCGTCACCTCCGGCCCTCGGTGGGTGCGGGCATGACGGTTCAGCTCAAGAACCGCCTGGCGAGTGAGCTCGCGGATCTGCGGAGCAGCGGGCTGCTGCTGCACCCCCGGGTCCTCGACGCGGCCAACCGCGCACGGACCACAGTGGACGGGCGTGAGGTCGTCAACCTGGCGAGCAACAACTACCTGGGCTTTGCCGATCACCCAGCGCTCAAGGCGAAGGCCGCCGCTTACCTGGAGCAGTGGGGCGCGGGCGCGGGCGCGGTGCGGACCATCGCGGGCACGCTGCGCATTCACGAGGACTTCGAGGAGCAGCTCGCGGCGTTCAAGCACGCAGGAAGCGCATTGGTGTTGCAAAGCGGCTTCACCACCAATCAGGGCGTACTCGGGACGCTGCTGCGCGAGGGCGACCTCGTCGTCAGCGACGAACTCAACCACGCGAGCATCATCGACGGGCTGCGGCTGACCAAGGCCACGCGCAAGGTGTTCAAGCACGCCGACTCCGCCGACCTCGACCGGGTGCTGCGTGACCACCCGACTGACGGGCTCAGGCTGGTCGTGACCGACGGGGTGTTCAGCATGGACGGCGACATCGCGCCGCTGGGCGAGCTGGTGCGGGTGGCGCGGGAGCACGGGGCGATCACCTACGTCGACGATGCCCACGGCTCGGGCGTGCTGGGCGAAGCGGGGCGCGGCACCGTGCACCACTTCGGGCTGCAAGACGCCGACGACGTGATTCAGGTCGGCACGCTCAGCAAGGCCTGGGGCGTGGTCGGCGGGTACGCGGCGGGACCGCGCGACCTGCGCGAACTGTTGATCAACCGCGCGCGGC includes:
- a CDS encoding glycine C-acetyltransferase, which produces MTVQLKNRLASELADLRSSGLLLHPRVLDAANRARTTVDGREVVNLASNNYLGFADHPALKAKAAAYLEQWGAGAGAVRTIAGTLRIHEDFEEQLAAFKHAGSALVLQSGFTTNQGVLGTLLREGDLVVSDELNHASIIDGLRLTKATRKVFKHADSADLDRVLRDHPTDGLRLVVTDGVFSMDGDIAPLGELVRVAREHGAITYVDDAHGSGVLGEAGRGTVHHFGLQDADDVIQVGTLSKAWGVVGGYAAGPRDLRELLINRARPYLFSTAHPPAVVGALSAALDLVQSDPSFMERLWANTRFFKAELQTLGFDLMGSQTPITPVLFGEASTAFEASRALFHEGIFAVGLGFPTVPRGQARIRNIVTAEHTRHDLEQALAAYAKVGRALGVI